In Bacillota bacterium, the genomic stretch ACGTCTTCCTGATGGCCTTACTGATTTATGCCCTGCTGCAGCGCCGGGTGCGGCGTAATCTGGCCAAAGAAACCAAGTCTTTGACGATCCCCGGGAAGCGCAAATCTTTCAGCCCAACGGGGACAATGCTGCTGGAGATGCTGAAACCACTTACCATAGCCACTATTGAAACCGATTCCGGGATTATCCATCAGGTTCCGGAGAACCAGTTGACCGAAGACATCCGC encodes the following:
- a CDS encoding transposase, whose protein sequence is VFLMALLIYALLQRRVRRNLAKETKSLTIPGKRKSFSPTGTMLLEMLKPLTIATIETDSGIIHQVPENQLTEDIRRLLHLAGFSEDIYCGTNYRRSPYAN